One genomic window of Polyangium aurulentum includes the following:
- a CDS encoding formylglycine-generating enzyme family protein has product MNRKAALALAGVGTALGLTAAVVVLALHRSAPPARCAPGMEALGPRCCGEGQRLEGGVCRGTARRCAAGLAVTESGCVASPRAVAIAGGTLRIGPGDWEAQGQITPRTAEVSAFAIDAYEVSEARYAACVAASACAPLPLRGEPGRAISGVTLTEASQFCAWAGGALPTSDQLAFAAAGAKGRRYAWGDTGAVCRRAAWGLQGGPCGEGALGPEITGSHPDGASPEGVHDLAGNVAEWARPLDAALSVAEVRGGSWADGAASALRSWNRREIPVGMRSAEVGLRCVYPLGEAERAGGVLPR; this is encoded by the coding sequence GTGAATCGCAAGGCCGCGCTCGCGCTCGCCGGTGTCGGGACGGCCCTCGGGCTGACCGCGGCGGTGGTTGTCCTGGCACTTCATCGCTCGGCGCCTCCCGCCCGCTGCGCGCCGGGGATGGAGGCGCTCGGTCCGCGCTGCTGCGGCGAGGGGCAGCGCCTCGAAGGGGGAGTTTGCCGGGGCACAGCACGCAGGTGCGCGGCGGGCCTGGCGGTGACGGAGTCAGGCTGCGTGGCCTCGCCGCGTGCGGTCGCGATCGCGGGCGGGACCTTGCGGATCGGCCCTGGCGACTGGGAGGCGCAGGGGCAGATCACGCCGCGCACGGCCGAGGTCTCGGCATTCGCGATCGACGCCTACGAGGTGAGCGAGGCGCGCTATGCCGCGTGCGTCGCGGCCTCGGCGTGCGCGCCTTTGCCGCTTCGCGGGGAGCCTGGACGAGCGATCTCGGGGGTGACGCTCACCGAGGCCTCGCAGTTCTGCGCGTGGGCGGGAGGCGCGCTGCCGACGAGCGATCAGCTCGCGTTCGCAGCGGCGGGGGCGAAGGGGCGCAGGTACGCGTGGGGCGACACGGGCGCGGTATGCCGGCGCGCAGCGTGGGGACTTCAGGGCGGGCCTTGCGGTGAGGGCGCCCTCGGGCCCGAGATCACGGGCTCGCATCCGGACGGCGCATCTCCCGAGGGCGTGCACGATCTCGCGGGGAACGTCGCTGAATGGGCGCGGCCTTTGGATGCGGCTCTCTCGGTCGCGGAGGTGCGGGGCGGGTCGTGGGCGGATGGGGCCGCGAGCGCGCTTCGGAGCTGGAACCGGCGTGAGATCCCGGTCGGGATGCGGTCGGCCGAGGTCGGCCTGCGGTGCGTCTACCCATTGGGGGAGGCGGAGCGCGCGGGGGGCGTGCTGCCGCGCTGA
- a CDS encoding DUF7107 domain-containing protein: protein MKRTLACAIALGLLGALAGAGCGDDPEPEPTGGAIALDAFAGEFSKLFCNRAFACCDAAERDQLLSILSPKPKDEQECSTAFSLVYSFLLSEQKDSVAAGRQAYDGDKAASCIAKNKDVCMGLAGNDLFETDPDCDAVFVGKVADGSACTNDEDCSAAGSICKEDVCTPLSPVGGGCTFSTDCQEGLACSFGGPNGNKCVKPVPNGEMCSGSSECESGYCDFGLFVCAEPKANGEICGGPDECESGLCEMGACAPLTADGQPCMADNYCQSGECDPATNTCAPTEPEVVCDGM, encoded by the coding sequence ATGAAACGAACCTTGGCTTGTGCGATCGCGCTGGGACTCCTTGGTGCATTGGCGGGTGCGGGCTGCGGCGACGATCCGGAGCCGGAGCCGACCGGAGGGGCCATCGCGCTCGACGCGTTCGCGGGCGAGTTCTCGAAGCTGTTCTGCAACCGAGCCTTCGCGTGTTGCGACGCGGCCGAGCGCGACCAGCTGCTCAGCATCCTGAGCCCCAAGCCGAAGGACGAGCAGGAGTGCTCGACCGCATTCTCCCTCGTCTATTCGTTCTTGCTCAGCGAGCAGAAGGATTCCGTGGCGGCGGGCCGGCAGGCGTACGACGGCGACAAGGCCGCGAGCTGTATCGCCAAGAACAAGGACGTTTGCATGGGCCTGGCCGGGAACGACCTCTTCGAGACGGATCCCGATTGCGACGCCGTCTTCGTGGGCAAGGTCGCCGATGGCAGCGCCTGCACCAACGACGAGGATTGCAGCGCCGCGGGCTCGATCTGCAAGGAGGACGTCTGCACGCCGCTCTCGCCGGTGGGGGGCGGCTGCACCTTCTCCACCGATTGCCAGGAGGGCCTCGCGTGCTCCTTTGGCGGCCCCAATGGCAACAAGTGCGTCAAGCCCGTGCCCAACGGGGAGATGTGCTCCGGCAGCTCGGAGTGCGAGAGCGGCTACTGTGACTTCGGCTTGTTCGTCTGCGCGGAGCCGAAGGCGAACGGCGAGATCTGCGGCGGCCCCGACGAGTGCGAGAGCGGCCTCTGCGAGATGGGCGCCTGCGCCCCGCTGACGGCCGACGGTCAGCCGTGCATGGCCGACAATTACTGCCAGAGCGGCGAATGCGATCCGGCGACCAACACCTGCGCGCCGACGGAGCCCGAGGTCGTCTGCGACGGCATGTGA
- a CDS encoding CinA family nicotinamide mononucleotide deamidase-related protein, producing the protein MTAALLSIGTEITRGEIVNTNAAWLAAELTAAGFAVGSIESIPDDMDRMVATIQALAGRHRLVVVTGGLGPTTDDLTVAAAARAAGVELVRDESALLAIRRRVEARGKTLNAGHEKQADVPAGAELLTNAVGTAPGFTLALGETPVFFLPGVPREMKRMFTDQVLPRIRPSAPNNTFQVRLRTYGLGESAVGQLLAGVEGTHAGVTLGYRVHFPEVDVKVHARGANQQVARDVALRAAAEVRARLGDVVYGEGDESFAEMVARAVRGRGYRLALAESCTGGLIAHMLTHFPASDYLVGGAVTYANSAKTRLLGVSEDTLRGHGAVSAEVAAEMAEGIRRTCETDVGLSVTGIAGPTGGTATKPVGLVYWAVSHPGGTVVQTKVFQGEREEVQVAAAYAVLDQLRRIALGLPEREL; encoded by the coding sequence ATGACCGCCGCGCTTCTCTCCATTGGTACCGAGATCACTCGGGGCGAGATCGTCAACACGAACGCCGCGTGGCTCGCCGCCGAGCTCACGGCCGCGGGCTTCGCGGTGGGCTCGATCGAGTCGATCCCCGACGACATGGACCGCATGGTCGCGACCATCCAGGCGCTCGCGGGGCGGCATCGACTCGTGGTCGTGACGGGCGGGCTCGGTCCGACGACGGACGATCTCACGGTGGCGGCGGCGGCGCGCGCGGCGGGCGTGGAGCTGGTGCGTGACGAGAGCGCGCTGCTCGCGATCCGGCGGCGCGTCGAGGCGCGGGGCAAGACGTTGAACGCGGGGCACGAAAAGCAGGCGGACGTGCCGGCGGGGGCGGAGCTGCTGACGAACGCGGTGGGCACGGCGCCTGGCTTCACGCTCGCGCTCGGCGAGACGCCGGTGTTTTTCCTGCCAGGCGTGCCGCGCGAGATGAAGCGCATGTTCACTGACCAGGTGCTGCCGCGCATCCGCCCCTCCGCGCCGAACAACACGTTCCAGGTCCGTTTGAGGACATACGGTCTCGGCGAGTCCGCGGTGGGCCAGCTCCTCGCGGGGGTCGAGGGCACGCACGCGGGCGTGACGCTCGGCTATCGGGTGCACTTCCCCGAGGTGGACGTGAAGGTCCACGCGCGCGGCGCGAACCAGCAGGTGGCGCGCGACGTGGCGCTGCGCGCGGCGGCGGAGGTGCGGGCGCGGCTCGGCGACGTCGTGTACGGCGAGGGGGACGAGTCCTTCGCGGAGATGGTGGCGCGCGCGGTGCGAGGCCGCGGCTATCGGCTGGCGCTCGCGGAGTCGTGCACGGGCGGGCTCATCGCGCACATGCTGACGCACTTTCCGGCGAGCGATTACCTCGTGGGCGGCGCCGTGACGTATGCGAACAGCGCCAAGACGCGGCTGCTCGGGGTCTCGGAGGACACGCTGCGCGGGCACGGCGCGGTATCGGCCGAGGTGGCGGCGGAGATGGCCGAGGGCATCCGGCGCACGTGCGAGACCGACGTGGGCCTCAGCGTGACGGGCATCGCGGGGCCGACGGGCGGGACGGCGACCAAGCCCGTGGGGCTCGTGTATTGGGCCGTTTCGCACCCGGGCGGGACCGTCGTGCAGACGAAGGTTTTTCAGGGCGAACGCGAAGAGGTGCAGGTCGCGGCCGCGTACGCGGTGCTGGACCAGCTCCGCAGGATTGCGCTCGGGTTGCCGGAGCGAGAGCTGTAG
- a CDS encoding hemerythrin domain-containing protein, which yields MKATDLLKNQHREVEELFRQLEGAEDESARTALRLELANNLAAHAAIEEEIFYPATMEALESNGRIREGLEEHALAEFALYRLMQVSPMDETFSAKVSALKELVKHHVEEEESEILPQAESAMGERLEMLGERLEMRFMEKMSEGAESILAQNLGIIARGGVVTQEALQAEQAQQSENAGAAKKTSRRPAQKRASGTKRGGASKRGAAGKTAAAKRGGQKTAAKRGTAKRGAAASTQSKRGASASTSQKKPARGQGVSRGGQGKSTSGRAANNGNGGAQRGGSRKRAPR from the coding sequence ATGAAGGCGACCGACTTGTTGAAGAACCAGCACCGCGAAGTCGAGGAGCTGTTCCGCCAGCTGGAGGGGGCGGAGGACGAGAGCGCGCGCACGGCGCTGCGCCTGGAGCTCGCCAACAACCTCGCGGCCCACGCGGCCATCGAGGAGGAGATCTTCTACCCGGCCACGATGGAGGCCCTCGAATCGAACGGCCGCATCCGTGAGGGCCTCGAGGAGCACGCGCTCGCGGAGTTCGCGCTCTACCGGCTGATGCAGGTGAGCCCGATGGACGAGACGTTCTCGGCGAAGGTCTCGGCGCTGAAGGAGCTCGTGAAGCATCACGTCGAGGAGGAGGAGAGCGAGATCCTCCCGCAGGCCGAGAGCGCGATGGGCGAGCGTCTGGAGATGCTCGGCGAGCGTCTCGAGATGCGGTTCATGGAGAAGATGAGCGAGGGCGCCGAGTCGATCCTCGCGCAGAACCTCGGCATCATCGCGCGGGGGGGCGTGGTGACGCAGGAGGCGCTGCAGGCCGAGCAGGCGCAGCAGAGCGAGAACGCTGGGGCGGCGAAGAAGACGTCGCGGCGTCCGGCGCAGAAGCGCGCGTCGGGGACGAAGCGGGGCGGGGCGTCGAAGCGTGGCGCGGCGGGCAAGACCGCGGCGGCGAAGCGCGGCGGGCAGAAGACGGCGGCGAAGCGCGGCACGGCGAAGCGTGGCGCGGCGGCGTCGACGCAGTCGAAGCGCGGAGCGTCCGCGTCGACGTCGCAGAAGAAGCCGGCGCGCGGTCAGGGCGTGTCACGTGGTGGTCAGGGCAAGAGCACCTCGGGTCGCGCGGCGAACAACGGCAACGGCGGCGCCCAGCGCGGCGGCTCGCGCAAGCGCGCGCCGCGGTGA
- a CDS encoding HEAT repeat domain-containing protein has protein sequence MSRSRPYPRHAALLALFTALSLAACGGSSEADPSVPETPGPTAPPPSPPPAVSMTPAAPTAAPSAAPSAAAPEPAPAPVLKAIDVYGTKLMDSAWVKTRFSATFQRWFDTEDEAETKRLEKEMVDGILAEKKEIGWVKFSPVTYYNMGKVPQGYVTVDVVERKDMKKRLTFGPEPKGDFEDPAGLIAAWNEYESTFFRMMREQEIGSERVPCPAFHCMGGYKHEKLRPYGDKFVKDVPPNEDKLIRILKEDKDPKDRASAAFLLAHIKDGKKLVGLMLPMLNDPDFLVRNNATRVLVNVAMFHHDVPVPLTPVLKGLDGPTMTDRNKAAAVTWGLVDRPDGQKLHAQVIKEAGATLIGLLRLEQPNNHDFAYKILKKVSGKDLGERDYDAWTKWLAEQKR, from the coding sequence ATGTCGCGCTCTCGACCTTATCCTCGTCACGCCGCTCTTCTTGCGCTCTTCACGGCCCTCTCGCTCGCAGCCTGCGGAGGCTCCAGCGAGGCGGATCCCTCCGTGCCCGAGACGCCTGGGCCCACCGCGCCGCCGCCGTCGCCGCCCCCTGCGGTCTCCATGACCCCTGCCGCGCCCACGGCGGCGCCCAGCGCGGCTCCCAGCGCCGCGGCTCCGGAGCCCGCCCCCGCGCCCGTCTTGAAGGCCATCGACGTCTACGGCACCAAGCTCATGGATAGCGCGTGGGTGAAGACCCGCTTCAGCGCGACGTTCCAGCGCTGGTTCGATACCGAGGACGAGGCGGAGACGAAGCGGCTCGAGAAAGAAATGGTCGACGGCATCCTCGCCGAGAAGAAGGAAATCGGCTGGGTGAAGTTCTCGCCGGTCACCTATTACAACATGGGCAAGGTGCCGCAGGGCTACGTGACCGTGGACGTGGTGGAGCGCAAGGACATGAAGAAGCGCCTCACCTTCGGCCCCGAGCCCAAGGGCGATTTCGAGGATCCGGCGGGGCTCATCGCGGCGTGGAACGAATACGAATCCACGTTCTTCCGCATGATGCGCGAGCAGGAGATCGGCTCCGAGCGCGTCCCGTGCCCCGCATTCCATTGCATGGGAGGATATAAGCACGAAAAGCTGCGGCCCTACGGCGACAAGTTCGTCAAAGACGTCCCGCCGAACGAGGACAAGCTCATTCGGATCCTGAAAGAGGACAAGGATCCCAAGGACCGCGCCTCCGCGGCATTTCTGCTCGCGCACATCAAAGACGGCAAGAAGCTCGTCGGGCTGATGTTGCCGATGCTGAACGACCCCGATTTCCTGGTGCGCAACAATGCGACGCGCGTTCTCGTGAACGTGGCCATGTTCCACCACGACGTCCCCGTCCCGCTCACGCCGGTGCTCAAAGGCCTGGATGGCCCGACGATGACGGACCGCAACAAGGCCGCGGCCGTGACCTGGGGCCTCGTCGATCGCCCGGACGGCCAGAAGCTTCACGCGCAGGTGATCAAGGAGGCGGGGGCGACGTTGATTGGATTGCTCAGGCTCGAGCAGCCCAACAATCACGATTTCGCTTACAAGATCCTGAAGAAGGTCAGCGGGAAGGATCTCGGAGAGCGCGACTACGACGCGTGGACGAAGTGGCTCGCCGAGCAAAAGCGCTAG
- a CDS encoding type II toxin-antitoxin system Phd/YefM family antitoxin, with the protein MKGRKVVAAGKFKAECLAMLDRVARTGEPIVVTKRGKPVAKVVPIVEDDAVAALRGSVTVVGDIVEPVLDAWDVDR; encoded by the coding sequence ATGAAGGGTCGGAAGGTCGTTGCTGCGGGCAAGTTCAAAGCCGAGTGCCTGGCCATGCTCGATCGCGTGGCGCGCACGGGCGAGCCCATCGTCGTCACCAAGCGCGGCAAGCCGGTCGCGAAGGTCGTTCCCATCGTCGAGGATGACGCTGTCGCCGCGCTTCGCGGGAGCGTCACCGTGGTCGGGGACATCGTCGAGCCGGTGCTCGACGCGTGGGACGTCGACCGTTGA
- the acnA gene encoding aconitate hydratase AcnA — translation MADSFGSKGSLTVSGKNYTIYRLRPLAQHADLDRLPVSLRILLENLLRHEDGRVVRREHVEAVLRWDPKAQPSQEIAFHVGRVLLQDFTGVPAVVDLAAMREAFAGMGGDPQRINPLSPADLVIDHSVEVNYFGSKEALRKNAELEYERNEERYVFLRWGQQAFRNFRVVPPDTGICHQVNLEYLASAVMVDGEGRAFPDTLVGTDSHTTMINGLGVVGWGVGGIEAEAALLGQPLSMLIPEVVGFKLTGSLREGATATDLVLTVTEMLRKKKVVGKFVEFYGPGIASLSLPDRATIANMAPEYGATIGFFPIDEETLAFLRFTGRTAEQVALVEAYCKEQGIFRTKDMPDPVFSDTLELDLGAVEPSIAGPKRPQDRLPLVGARNAYRRSLHGMIEKSFAEIVQEQVSMWVGEANAAPSPDDVIAARMAVRDKVLKPVPVEGTDYELRHGAVVIAAITSCTNTSNPAVMLAAGLVAKKAVEKGLAVKPWVKTSVAPGSQVVADYYDAAGLTPYLEALNFHLVGYGCTTCIGNSGPLPEPIQNAVRKGDLVVASVLSGNRNFEGRINPHVRMNFLMSPPLVVAYALRGDMDWDPYNEPIGKGKDGNDVFLKDIWPSAEEVREAIRTSVKSEQFEKRYGDVLVGGPEWRGLRVPEGQTFAWDDASTYVRKPPFFENLAKEPAALVDIKGARALAVLGDSVTTDHISPAGNISKTSPAAKYLMEHGVKPEDFNSYGARRGNHEVMMRGTFANIRLKNALLGGEEGPNTLHLPAGTKLSIYDAAMKYAEDKVPLVVIAGAEYGTGSSRDWAAKGTKLLGVRAVIAKSFERIHRSNLVGMGVLPLEFQAGEDAQTLGLDGRETYEIGGIAGGVTPFKKLTVRATKDDGTKKEFTVTARIDTPNEADYYLHGGILQFVLRQMAK, via the coding sequence ATGGCAGACAGCTTTGGCTCGAAGGGCTCTCTCACTGTTTCCGGGAAGAACTACACGATCTATCGGCTTCGCCCGCTCGCCCAGCACGCGGACCTCGATCGGCTGCCCGTCTCGTTGCGCATCCTGCTCGAGAACCTCCTCCGTCACGAGGACGGCCGCGTCGTTCGCAGAGAGCACGTCGAGGCCGTCCTCCGGTGGGACCCCAAGGCCCAGCCGTCGCAGGAGATCGCCTTCCACGTCGGGCGCGTCCTGCTCCAGGACTTCACCGGCGTCCCCGCCGTCGTCGACCTCGCCGCCATGCGTGAGGCGTTCGCCGGCATGGGCGGCGATCCGCAGCGCATCAACCCGCTGTCGCCCGCCGACCTCGTCATCGACCACTCCGTCGAGGTCAACTACTTCGGCTCCAAGGAGGCGCTGCGCAAGAACGCCGAGCTCGAGTACGAGCGCAACGAGGAGCGCTACGTCTTCCTGCGCTGGGGCCAGCAGGCGTTCCGCAACTTCCGCGTCGTGCCGCCCGACACCGGCATCTGCCACCAGGTCAACCTCGAGTACCTCGCGAGCGCCGTGATGGTCGACGGCGAGGGCCGCGCCTTCCCCGACACCCTCGTCGGCACCGACTCGCACACCACGATGATCAACGGCCTCGGCGTGGTCGGCTGGGGCGTCGGCGGCATCGAGGCCGAGGCGGCGCTGCTCGGCCAGCCGCTCAGCATGCTCATCCCCGAGGTCGTCGGCTTCAAGCTCACCGGCAGCCTGCGCGAGGGCGCCACGGCGACGGACCTCGTCCTCACCGTGACCGAGATGCTCCGCAAGAAGAAGGTCGTCGGCAAGTTCGTCGAGTTCTACGGCCCGGGCATCGCGTCCTTGTCGCTGCCCGACCGCGCGACCATCGCGAACATGGCGCCCGAGTACGGCGCGACGATCGGCTTCTTCCCCATCGACGAGGAGACGCTCGCGTTCTTGCGCTTCACCGGCCGCACGGCCGAGCAGGTCGCGCTCGTCGAGGCGTACTGCAAGGAGCAGGGCATCTTCCGCACGAAGGACATGCCCGATCCGGTCTTCAGCGACACGCTCGAGCTCGACCTCGGCGCCGTCGAGCCGAGCATCGCCGGCCCCAAGCGCCCGCAGGATCGCTTGCCCCTGGTGGGCGCGCGCAACGCGTACCGCAGGTCGCTCCACGGCATGATCGAGAAGTCGTTCGCCGAGATCGTGCAGGAGCAGGTGAGCATGTGGGTCGGCGAGGCCAACGCCGCGCCGTCGCCGGACGACGTCATCGCGGCGCGCATGGCCGTGCGCGACAAGGTGCTCAAGCCCGTGCCCGTCGAGGGGACCGATTACGAGCTGCGCCACGGCGCGGTGGTGATCGCGGCGATCACCTCGTGCACGAACACCTCGAACCCGGCCGTGATGCTGGCGGCGGGCCTCGTGGCGAAGAAGGCGGTCGAGAAGGGCCTCGCGGTGAAGCCGTGGGTGAAGACCTCGGTCGCGCCCGGGTCGCAGGTCGTGGCCGATTACTACGACGCGGCGGGGCTCACGCCGTACCTCGAGGCGTTGAACTTCCACCTCGTGGGTTATGGCTGCACGACGTGCATCGGCAATTCGGGTCCGCTGCCGGAGCCGATCCAGAATGCGGTCAGGAAGGGCGACCTCGTGGTCGCGAGCGTGCTCAGCGGCAATCGTAACTTCGAGGGCCGCATCAACCCGCACGTGCGCATGAACTTCCTCATGTCGCCTCCCCTCGTGGTGGCGTACGCGCTGCGCGGCGACATGGATTGGGATCCGTACAACGAGCCGATCGGCAAGGGCAAGGACGGCAATGACGTCTTCTTGAAGGACATCTGGCCCTCGGCCGAGGAGGTGCGCGAGGCGATCCGGACGTCGGTCAAGTCCGAGCAGTTCGAGAAGCGCTATGGCGACGTCCTCGTGGGCGGCCCGGAGTGGCGCGGGCTGCGCGTGCCCGAGGGACAAACCTTTGCGTGGGACGACGCCTCGACGTACGTGCGCAAGCCGCCGTTCTTCGAGAACCTGGCGAAGGAGCCGGCGGCGCTCGTGGACATCAAGGGCGCGCGTGCGCTCGCGGTGCTCGGCGATTCGGTGACCACGGACCACATCTCGCCGGCCGGCAACATCTCGAAGACGAGCCCGGCGGCGAAGTATCTGATGGAGCACGGGGTCAAGCCCGAGGACTTCAACTCTTATGGCGCGCGGCGCGGCAATCACGAGGTGATGATGCGCGGCACGTTCGCCAATATCCGGCTGAAGAACGCGCTGCTCGGGGGCGAGGAGGGGCCGAACACGCTCCACCTGCCTGCGGGGACGAAGCTCAGCATCTACGACGCGGCGATGAAGTATGCCGAGGACAAGGTGCCGCTGGTCGTGATTGCGGGCGCGGAGTACGGCACGGGCTCGTCGCGCGACTGGGCCGCCAAGGGCACGAAGCTGCTCGGGGTGCGGGCGGTCATTGCGAAGAGCTTCGAGCGCATCCACCGCTCGAACCTCGTCGGTATGGGCGTGCTCCCGCTCGAGTTCCAGGCGGGCGAGGACGCGCAGACGCTCGGGCTCGACGGCCGCGAGACGTACGAGATTGGCGGCATTGCCGGCGGCGTCACGCCGTTCAAGAAGCTCACCGTGAGGGCGACGAAGGACGACGGGACGAAGAAGGAGTTCACGGTGACGGCGCGCATCGATACGCCGAACGAGGCCGATTACTACCTGCACGGCGGCATTCTGCAGTTCGTGCTGCGGCAGATGGCCAAGTAG
- a CDS encoding type II toxin-antitoxin system VapC family toxin, which yields MILLDTHTWIWWVSDPSMLGKGGARALRSARRKAISAISCMEVAMLAEKGRIRLARDTRDWMEQSLVAHEIELLPLSPAVCVQATRLGHGFHGDPADRLIMATAILESATLVTKDQKLLDYPAVNAVW from the coding sequence TTGATCCTCCTCGACACCCACACCTGGATCTGGTGGGTCAGCGACCCCTCGATGCTCGGCAAAGGCGGCGCACGGGCCCTGCGCTCCGCCCGGCGCAAGGCCATCTCGGCGATCAGTTGCATGGAGGTCGCGATGCTGGCCGAGAAGGGCCGGATCCGTCTCGCGCGTGACACCCGCGACTGGATGGAGCAGTCGCTGGTTGCCCACGAGATCGAGCTGCTTCCGCTCTCCCCCGCCGTGTGCGTCCAAGCAACACGGCTCGGGCATGGGTTCCATGGCGATCCAGCCGACCGGCTCATCATGGCGACGGCGATCCTCGAGTCCGCCACCTTGGTGACGAAGGACCAGAAGCTGCTCGACTACCCCGCCGTGAACGCCGTCTGGTGA